One stretch of Halodesulfovibrio sp. MK-HDV DNA includes these proteins:
- a CDS encoding TRAP transporter small permease — protein MKLFWKIDDLISLITEWVLASGILLMAVLLICNVVSRKIFAKSMASADELGGTLLILVTFAGIGYAARKGRHIRMTAIFDALPPKVQKRLMIFISFVTMITYVYVCFIALEYIEYTKMLGKVTSALEMPDWIRAVVVPVGFGLGAIQYFMNIIINIKEPELYIGTEKTAGGE, from the coding sequence ATGAAGCTTTTTTGGAAAATTGATGACCTAATTTCTCTTATAACGGAGTGGGTTTTGGCCAGTGGGATTCTTCTCATGGCCGTGCTCCTTATTTGCAATGTTGTTTCTCGAAAAATATTTGCTAAAAGTATGGCCTCGGCCGACGAACTTGGTGGCACGCTGCTCATTCTTGTCACCTTTGCTGGTATTGGCTACGCCGCTCGTAAAGGCCGCCATATCAGAATGACAGCTATTTTTGATGCGCTTCCTCCCAAGGTGCAAAAACGACTTATGATTTTCATCTCTTTTGTCACCATGATTACATACGTTTACGTATGCTTTATTGCCCTTGAATATATTGAATACACTAAAATGTTGGGCAAAGTGACCTCTGCGTTGGAAATGCCGGATTGGATTCGTGCCGTAGTTGTTCCCGTTGGTTTCGGGCTGGGCGCTATTCAATATTTTATGAATATTATTATCAATATTAAAGAGCCTGAGCTTTATATTGGTACGGAAAAAACTGCGGGGGGCGAATAG
- a CDS encoding aspartate/glutamate racemase family protein — MLTQLDYEASELFLKHSKAPRPDKVHIGLVQLSTDHSIEADLNMLVGSSAMIFSNRVYYSSSMTKEALAEISRGITQSASLIATGLPMDVMAFGCTSASIVIGNEKIRELLTVDNPGIPATNPWMGALATFKHLKAKRVSIFSPYPTEVNYPLYQQLVAEGFDVPTIGALRIEKDTDITTVSFDSMLEGAKRILAQAPTDAIFMSCTNLRALEHIEKIEAELGVPIVTSTQAMFWHAMMLVGKQPRIEGFGQLLAG, encoded by the coding sequence ATGCTCACCCAATTAGACTACGAGGCAAGCGAACTTTTTCTTAAACATTCTAAGGCACCACGACCTGACAAAGTACACATTGGGCTTGTGCAGCTTTCTACAGATCATTCAATTGAAGCGGATTTGAATATGCTTGTCGGTTCATCCGCAATGATCTTCAGTAATCGAGTCTACTATTCAAGCTCGATGACGAAAGAAGCGCTTGCAGAAATATCCCGAGGCATAACTCAGTCTGCCAGCTTGATCGCAACAGGCCTCCCTATGGATGTTATGGCCTTCGGCTGCACCTCTGCCTCCATTGTTATCGGCAATGAGAAGATTAGAGAGTTGCTTACCGTTGATAATCCGGGAATTCCTGCAACAAACCCATGGATGGGAGCACTAGCCACTTTTAAACATTTAAAAGCCAAACGGGTTTCCATTTTTTCACCCTACCCTACAGAGGTGAACTACCCGCTGTATCAGCAGCTTGTTGCAGAAGGATTTGATGTACCGACGATTGGAGCTTTGCGAATAGAAAAAGACACTGACATTACAACGGTTTCTTTTGATTCCATGCTTGAAGGGGCTAAACGCATTTTAGCTCAGGCACCAACAGACGCAATTTTTATGTCTTGTACGAATTTACGAGCACTTGAACATATTGAAAAAATAGAGGCTGAATTAGGGGTTCCTATCGTTACAAGCACACAGGCAATGTTTTGGCATGCCATGATGCTTGTAGGAAAACAGCCGAGAATTGAGGGGTTTGGGCAACTGCTTGCAGGATAA